DNA sequence from the Candidatus Omnitrophota bacterium genome:
TACTAAAGGCGCTTAAAGACGGTATGCTCAAAAACATCTCGCCGTTCCGCGCTAAAAGAGAACTGATGCTGCTCCTCAACGAAATCAACGCCCCTGAAGCTATGAAAACAGCTCTTTCGCTGGGCCTGGCGGGAAAAATTCTGCCGGATGTGAAAAAAAACGCTGTGCGGGATTTAAAAACAGGCCGGCTCATATGGCTGGATTTTTTCATTTACCTCGGCGGACAATTCAGTCTTCCGCTTTACATGCTCCTCATACTGCTTAAAGATGTTTCCCCCGGGCGGCAAAAAACATTCGTTCAAAATCTTAACTTCGGAAAAAAAGACACCGCAGCTATTTTGTTCCCCAGAAAAAATATAAATAAAATACTGCGTGAAATAATCAAAAACGATCCGGCCTGGCGCGTCGAGGCTGATGCCCTTCGTGACGAACAGCTTTTATTTATAGTCCTGATAGCCGCCTCGGATAATCCCGCGAATTTCCAGAAAACGGAAAAAAGGGTCATGGATTATCTTCTGCACCTGAAAAGAAAAAAACCCTTTCACAGCAGCGCGGAACTGATAAGGATGGGCTTTCCCGCCGAAACTCTGGGAACGCTCGCGAAAGAGATCACCCGGGGCAGGAGGGGCGGGGAAATCCTCTCAAAATCACAGGAATACAGTTTCCTTGTAAGAAAGCTGAAAAAGTGATAAAATTTTCCGGTGGCGGCGGCACGCACGCGGGCAATGCGAAAGAAAAACCGGGACCCGGCGGCGTTTGTATTTGGAGGAAAAGAAAAATGAAAAAAATACTTTTGGTCATGGCCTTCTGCTCTTCTGTTTTTGCCCAGGAAGCTTTCGTTCTGAAAATTTCCGGCAGAGCCCACCTCAACAGCGGGGGGGTATGGGAAATCCTGAAAAAAGACATGCGCGTTTCGGCCGGCGATTCAATAACAACCGAAGCCGGAGCCGAGGTCAGCCTCAAGTTATCAGACGGACACAGCGTGGATATCATGGGGGATTCCATATTCTCGCTGAAAGAAAACAGTGAAGACCTGAAGGAAATGGACATCTGGCTCGGAAGGATCTACGCGAAAGTAGAGAAACTCCCCCCTTCCAAAAAATTCACCGTCAGGACGCCGGCGGCCGTTTGCGCCGTCAGAGGCACAAAATTCACGGTTGATGTGGACGAGAGCAAAAAAACCGATGTCTATGTGGACGAGGGTATTGTCGGGGTGATGGATTCATCCGGAGCCGGCGAAGAGGTTTTCGTGGAAAAAGGCATGATGTCTTCGGTGAAAGAAGGCGAAGCGGCATCCCCGCCCGCGAAAGCCCAAACCCCGCCTCAAAAAGCCGAGGAAAAAGCGGAGAAAGCAAAAAAAAGCGCCGCTCCCAAAAGCGCGCCAGTTGCGAGCGCTTCGGCCCAGGCGCCGCGCGAGCAAAGCGCCGAAAGCGGCCAGACCGCGGCCGCGTCGGGGAATGTTGCCATGAACGGCTCCATCGGAGCTGTCGCCCTCACCCGCGACGGAGTGACAAAAGTTTATTACGAATTCAGCATGTATCCCGAACTGACCTTCGGTAAACTCGGCATAGGCCTTGAGCTTGTCGTGCATTTTGATGAGAATAATCAGATACTGAAAGATGAGTGGACTAAAGAGCGCTACCCCGAGAAAATAGATTACATACGATGGGGGCACAAGCACCAGGATCCTTTTTATTTTCTCATCGGCAGGTTCAGAAGGCCGGTCTCTATCGGACACGGTTTCATAGTGAACAATTACTCCAACATGGCCCGCTATCCCAATGTCAAGAAAATAGGACTTGAATTCGATCTGGACAGGAACAAATGGGGGATTGAAGCCATGACGGACGATGTGACAAGAGCGGATATCATAGGCGGCAGATTCTATGCGCGGCCGCTCTTGGAGACAGGTATCCCGCTGCTGAGAAATTTGAAGATCGCGGCGTCGGCCGGCACGGACAAAGATCCCGACTCCGATTCCGAAACCAAAAACGACGCCGTCACGATAATAGGCGCCGATGTGGAACTGCCTCTGCTCAACTTCAAATATTTCAACGCGTCAATTTACGGCGATATAGCAAAAATGCAGATGGGTGACACTTACGATTCCTTCAACACCTCTTCAACAACTAATCTTGTTGACGGAGGAATCGGCAAGAGCGCCGGAATAAGCGGCAAGATGTTTTTCCTCAATTTCCGCGGTGAATACAGGATTGTGGAGGACAATTTTATCCCCGGCTACTTTGACGGCCATTACGACCTGAGCCGCTGGCAGAGATTCAACGTGACGAATTCATCAACGACAAAAGCCGTAAGGCAGCTCTGGGGCAGAACAAAAGATCCCGTAAAAGTCGGCCCTTACATAGAGGCATGGTTCTCGTTTTTCAGGATAATAGATTTCCGCGCGTCTTATGAAGATTACAACACCGTAAAACGTGATGACCCCTTTTATCCGCACCTCATAGCCTCGGCTTCAATGGCGCAACTGCCGTTCCTAGCCAACTATACGCTGGAAGCCGATTACGATAAAAAGGGCGCGCACACGTGGAACGATATAAAAAAAGTGGATGAAAACGCCATACTGGCGCTGAAAGTGGGATACCGCGTCGCGCCGAATGTCACCATGCTCATCGTCACCAGGCGCAATTATGACAGTGAGGGGAATCCCACAAAAACAACGACGGCCGAAACACGCATACGTTTCTGATATAAATCAGCGGAGGTAAATCATGCAGTCAATAATTCTCGCGGGCGGCTTCGGCACGAGGCTCAGACCCCTGACCATCGCCAAACCGAAACCCATGATAGACGTCGCCAACGCTCCCATAATGGAGCATGTTGTCAATCTGCTGAAAAAAAACGACTTCACCGATATAACATCCCTGCTCTACTATCAGCCCGACATAATAAAGAATCATTTCGCCGACGGGAGGAAATTCGGCGTAAACATGAGCTATGTCAAAACCGGAGCGGACCTCGGCACAGCGGGGGCCACCGGGACATGCCGCGAAAAAATGAAAGGCACTTTCCTGGTGATAAGCGGCGATGTCATCTGCGATTTTGACCTCAAGAAAGCCGTGGCCTTCCATAAAAAAAGAAAGGCCATCGCCACCATCATCCTCACGCGCGTCCCGGATCCTCTTGAGTATGGGATCGTGATAACAAAAAAAGACGGCAGGATATCCAGTTTTCTCGAAAAACCGACATGGGGCGAAGTGTTTTCCGACACCATCAACACCGGCACATATATTTTTGAGCCCGAGATCTTCAAATACCTTCCCGAGGGCCGCGAAATGGATTTTTCCAAAAATCTGTTCCCCCTGCTTCTTGAAAATAAAGAACGCTTTTTCGGCCACATCTGCCCCGGCTACTGGAAAGACGTAGGGAATCTCGACGAATACCTCAACAGCCATTACGACGCGATGACCGGAAAAATCAAACTCAGCATAAAATCGCGTAAGACTGTCAGAGACGGTTTCCCCGTCTGGGCGGGTAAAAACACCGTGATACCCGAAAAGATCAGATTTGACGGCCCCGCCATCTTCGGAGATAATGTCACGATTGAAGACGGCGCTACGATAGGCGACTCCTGTTTCGGCGACGGCTGCCGCATAGGCAAACACTCCAAAATATCCCGGAGCGTCATGCAGGCAGATTCCGGCTGCGGCCATCACTGCGACATAAAAGAAACGATAGTGGGCTTCGGGACGAATATCTCGGAGAATGTAAAGAGTTCGCCGGGAGCCGTCATAGGCAATGACTGCGAAATAGGCGCGGGAGCGACGCTGAAAGCCCACATAAAAGTCTGGCCGCAAAAAACAGTGGAGGCGGGAGCTTTTGTGAACAGCTCGGTGATCTGGTCCGACAGGTTTTCCAGGAATCTTTTCGGCAGCCACGGCATAAACGGCCTCGCGAACATAGAGATCACTCCCGAATTCGCCACGCGCATCGGAGCGGCGCTGGGCGATAAAATAGGCAAAGGCAATTATGTCCTGACATCCCGCGACGCCAATCAGAATTCAAGGATGATCAAAAGATCCATCATAGCGGGATTGATATCCACAGGCGTAAAAGTCGGCGACCTCAGGACCATGCCTATCCCCGTGGTGAGATACGAGAGCGGAAAGGAGGGCGAAGCCGGCGGCATCCATGTGCGCATGTCGCCCTTTGACCCGCGCATAATAGATATACTGTTCTTTGACGAGAGCGGCTGCGAGATATCTCCCGCGAAACAAAAAGCCATAGAGCAGACCTTTTTTAAAGACGACATAAGCCGCGCCGGAATTGATGAGGTGGGTGAGATAATGCTGCCTCCGCGGGCATCCGAATATTATAGGGAAGGTTTTCTGAGCAGCCTCAACGAGAGCGTTATCCGAAAGAAAAGCGTTAAAATAATCTGTGATTATGCCTTCTCGCCCGCCTCGCTCATTTTCCCCTCTATACTCGGACGGCTAAAAATAGAAACAATCTCCTTAAACGGCGTTCTCCATCCGCAGCGCACGAGCAAAACCCACGAAGAATTCGTGCAATCCATAGACACCGTGGCCAATGTCGTGAAATCGGTGAAAGCGGATCTGGGCGTGATGTTTGACGTGGGAGGAGAAAAAATATTTCTTGTGGACGGAAAAGGAAGGCGTATCCATTCCCAGAAAGCCCTCCTTGTGGTCCTATCGCTCATCGGAATGTCAAAAAAGAAAGGGAAAATATGCCTGCCGGTCAACTGTACCATAGAGGCAAAAAAAATAGCAGGGAAATACGGCCTTGAAGCCCTGTCCTCCGGAGCGACACCCCAGAGGCTGATGAGCGCCTGCAAGCAAAAAGACATAATCTTCGGCGCCGACGGCAAAGGCGGTTTTATTTTTCCGGAATTCCAGCCGAGTTTTGACGGGATGTTCAGCGTCTGCAAGATCATTGAATTGTGCTCGGAGCTCGGCGTGAGCCTTGCCGAAATCGCGTCAAAAATAAAAGACCCCGAAATATCCGGGCGGTCCATTTACTGCCCCTGGGAGAAAAAGGGCCTTCTGATGAGGAAACTCTCGGAAGCTTTTCCCGCGGCGAAAACCGAACTTGTGGACGGGATAAAAGTGATAGAAAAAAACTCATGGATCCTTTTTATGCCCTCATCCGACAGGGCCGCCTTTACTCTCTCCTGCGAAGCCCCGTCAAAAAAAGAAGCCCTGAAAATCATTGCAAAACACGCCGCGACAATAAAAAAGTGGCTTAAATAAAATTTGATACCCTTACTCTTTCTGCTCGTGCCTCTTGCGGTCAACCCATGGGGATTGGACCCTTATCTTATTAAAAATCTGCTCGTGTGCCTGACCCTCTGTTATATTTCCCTCAAAACGCTCTACGGCGCCGGGGGAACGCGGCGCGGACATCTTTCCGTACAGATCTCGGTTTTTCTCGCCATTATCTTTCTTTCCCTCGCCGCGAGCTCCAATCTCAGCGTCTCCGCCCTGAAACTAGCCGGGACGGCAAGCATTCTTCTTCTTTATTTCTTCATAGACGACAGCGGCAGGGAAAAGGCCCTGGATTTTACAGCATACGCGATAATCATCGTGTGCGCCGCGGCCATCGGCCAGAAAAGCGCTTTCCTCATGTTTTCTTTTACTACGGGTTTCGCGGGAAGAGTCTCATCCACCCTTGGCAACCCCAATTTCCTTTCAAGTTATCTCCTGATCAGTTTCCCGCTTTTTATATACTGGGCGAAAAAGAAAAACAAGCAATATCTGACGGCGCTTCCTTATATAGCAATACTGCCCAGCGAAACCGCCGGCAGCATCCTCGCGCTGCTGCCTGTACTGGCGCTCTTTTTCTTCGGCAAAAAAAACAAGTTTTCGCTCCCGGGAATTCTTTTCCCCGCGCATTTGCTGGTCATTATCGTTGCCATTTTCGCGACAGATATCTCATCAAAACAAATGTCTGTCAAAGAGCGTTTTTTTAAATGGAAAGTCGGCGTTGAAATACTGAAAAAACAACCCGTCCTCGGGGCCGGCTGGGGAGGCGTAAAAAGCAATTTCGCTCTTTACCAGAATAAGGTCAAACGGGATTGGACGCTCAAGTCCACTTCTGAAAGCAAAATACACAACGACTATATACAAATAGCGGCCGAATCCGGCATTGCGGGAGCGCTGGCCTATGCCTGGCTTTTAATTTCGGCGCTGATATTGCTGCGTAAAAAAAACTTCTACGCTTTCGCGGCTTTGATCGCCTTTATGCTTGATTCCATCACAAATTTTCCGGGAGAACTTCCCTCCTCGCTCATGCTCCTTCCTCTCATACTTTCTTTTGACGGCGGGGATGAAAAACTGAAACAGGGCAAAGCGCCCGGCATCGTCATCGCGCTCATTGCCGTTACCTCTCTGTTCATCATAGGCAAAGATTTTGCCGCGGATATTTCGAGAAAAAAAGGATATGACAGCTACGCGGCCGGAGATTTCAAAAAAGCCGAATCCTCATGGCTTCGCGCGCACAGGCTCTCGCCCACATCCGGCAAATCCGCCTATGCCCTCGGCATGCTGTATGTGAACACAAAAAATTACACCGGGGCTATAAATAAATTCCTTGACTCCATCAGGATCAGACAATACGGCGAAGTCTATAATAATCTCGGCAACGCCCTTTATCTCAGCGGCAATATCCCAGCGGCGCTGAAAGCGTGGGAAAAGGCCGTTGAACTTGAATGCCCCGAAAAAGAAAACATCCAAAAAAATATACAGCTCTTGGGCCGTTAAGCTCTTGTTTTATGCTTTCCCTTATTGTAAAATTCGGCTATGATATTTTTCGCAAAAAGGCCCGCTCTTGCCCTGATAATGAGTTTCGCCGGCGCGATTGCTGTCGGCACTTTTCTGCTCATGCTGCCCATTTCCACCCCTGTTGGGCAGGGCATCTCTTTTATTGACTCCCTTTTTACGGCCACCTCCGCCACCTGCGTGACGGGCCTTATAGTAAGAAGCACAGCGACGGGTTTTACTCTTTTCGGTAAAACCGTCATCCTTCTGCTGATACAGCTCGGCGGCCTCGGACTTATGACATTTTCCGTATCTCTTTTTCTCGCTCTGGGAAAAAAAATATCAAAAACGCAGGAAGTGCTGCTTCAGGACGCCCTCAACGAAGACAGCATCCGCAGCGCGCGGGAAATACTCAATTTTCTGCTTCTTGCCACTTTCGGGGCCGAAATAATAGGCGCGGGTTTCCTCTTTTTCAGTTTCAGGCAGTTTTACGCGGCGGGCGAAGCCCTTAAGATGGCGGTATTCCATTCGGTGTCGGCTTTCTGCAACGCCGGATTTTCACTCATTGATTCAAGCGTGGTTCTCTTTGCCGGAAGTCCGGGGGCGATCATGGTTTTCTCGCTGCTGATCATCATGGGGGGAATGGGTTTCGTCGTAATGCTTGATGTGTTCAACCGCCTGTCCGGAAAAAAAAGAAGAGTGAAAATACACACGCGTCTTGCCGTAGGCCTCACGGCGGCGCTTCTTTTGTGCGGAACGCTGTTTTTTTATGCCGGCGAGAGGAACAACACCATGAAAGATATGAGCGCCGGGAATAAATGGCTGAACGCTTTCTTTCTTTCCGTCACATCCAGGACGGCGGGATTCAATTCCGTTGACACGGCTTCCCTTAAACCCTTCAGCAAATTCACGGCAATAGGCCTTATGTTCATAGGCGCCTCTCCCGGCGGCACGGGAGGCGGGGTAAAAACCGTCACCTTCGCGATCATACTGCTTGTGGCCGTCACTCA
Encoded proteins:
- a CDS encoding CCA tRNA nucleotidyltransferase, with amino-acid sequence MAIKIKSGFPRLLSALTSAERNIIKGISALAAKRGERAYIVGGFARDILLGFPNLDIDCVVEGDACSLAEDIVSELGGAASLNRKFNTAKIKTGDLTIDIASAREEHYAAAGELPSVRLSTIKQDALRRDFTVNALYISINPHDFGKLCSAESHLNDLKKGVIRVFHDGSFEDDPTRIFRAVRFAARFGFRIEPRTKGLILKALKDGMLKNISPFRAKRELMLLLNEINAPEAMKTALSLGLAGKILPDVKKNAVRDLKTGRLIWLDFFIYLGGQFSLPLYMLLILLKDVSPGRQKTFVQNLNFGKKDTAAILFPRKNINKILREIIKNDPAWRVEADALRDEQLLFIVLIAASDNPANFQKTEKRVMDYLLHLKRKKPFHSSAELIRMGFPAETLGTLAKEITRGRRGGEILSKSQEYSFLVRKLKK
- a CDS encoding FecR domain-containing protein; protein product: MKKILLVMAFCSSVFAQEAFVLKISGRAHLNSGGVWEILKKDMRVSAGDSITTEAGAEVSLKLSDGHSVDIMGDSIFSLKENSEDLKEMDIWLGRIYAKVEKLPPSKKFTVRTPAAVCAVRGTKFTVDVDESKKTDVYVDEGIVGVMDSSGAGEEVFVEKGMMSSVKEGEAASPPAKAQTPPQKAEEKAEKAKKSAAPKSAPVASASAQAPREQSAESGQTAAASGNVAMNGSIGAVALTRDGVTKVYYEFSMYPELTFGKLGIGLELVVHFDENNQILKDEWTKERYPEKIDYIRWGHKHQDPFYFLIGRFRRPVSIGHGFIVNNYSNMARYPNVKKIGLEFDLDRNKWGIEAMTDDVTRADIIGGRFYARPLLETGIPLLRNLKIAASAGTDKDPDSDSETKNDAVTIIGADVELPLLNFKYFNASIYGDIAKMQMGDTYDSFNTSSTTNLVDGGIGKSAGISGKMFFLNFRGEYRIVEDNFIPGYFDGHYDLSRWQRFNVTNSSTTKAVRQLWGRTKDPVKVGPYIEAWFSFFRIIDFRASYEDYNTVKRDDPFYPHLIASASMAQLPFLANYTLEADYDKKGAHTWNDIKKVDENAILALKVGYRVAPNVTMLIVTRRNYDSEGNPTKTTTAETRIRF
- a CDS encoding nucleotidyltransferase; protein product: MQSIILAGGFGTRLRPLTIAKPKPMIDVANAPIMEHVVNLLKKNDFTDITSLLYYQPDIIKNHFADGRKFGVNMSYVKTGADLGTAGATGTCREKMKGTFLVISGDVICDFDLKKAVAFHKKRKAIATIILTRVPDPLEYGIVITKKDGRISSFLEKPTWGEVFSDTINTGTYIFEPEIFKYLPEGREMDFSKNLFPLLLENKERFFGHICPGYWKDVGNLDEYLNSHYDAMTGKIKLSIKSRKTVRDGFPVWAGKNTVIPEKIRFDGPAIFGDNVTIEDGATIGDSCFGDGCRIGKHSKISRSVMQADSGCGHHCDIKETIVGFGTNISENVKSSPGAVIGNDCEIGAGATLKAHIKVWPQKTVEAGAFVNSSVIWSDRFSRNLFGSHGINGLANIEITPEFATRIGAALGDKIGKGNYVLTSRDANQNSRMIKRSIIAGLISTGVKVGDLRTMPIPVVRYESGKEGEAGGIHVRMSPFDPRIIDILFFDESGCEISPAKQKAIEQTFFKDDISRAGIDEVGEIMLPPRASEYYREGFLSSLNESVIRKKSVKIICDYAFSPASLIFPSILGRLKIETISLNGVLHPQRTSKTHEEFVQSIDTVANVVKSVKADLGVMFDVGGEKIFLVDGKGRRIHSQKALLVVLSLIGMSKKKGKICLPVNCTIEAKKIAGKYGLEALSSGATPQRLMSACKQKDIIFGADGKGGFIFPEFQPSFDGMFSVCKIIELCSELGVSLAEIASKIKDPEISGRSIYCPWEKKGLLMRKLSEAFPAAKTELVDGIKVIEKNSWILFMPSSDRAAFTLSCEAPSKKEALKIIAKHAATIKKWLK
- a CDS encoding tetratricopeptide repeat protein encodes the protein MIPLLFLLVPLAVNPWGLDPYLIKNLLVCLTLCYISLKTLYGAGGTRRGHLSVQISVFLAIIFLSLAASSNLSVSALKLAGTASILLLYFFIDDSGREKALDFTAYAIIIVCAAAIGQKSAFLMFSFTTGFAGRVSSTLGNPNFLSSYLLISFPLFIYWAKKKNKQYLTALPYIAILPSETAGSILALLPVLALFFFGKKNKFSLPGILFPAHLLVIIVAIFATDISSKQMSVKERFFKWKVGVEILKKQPVLGAGWGGVKSNFALYQNKVKRDWTLKSTSESKIHNDYIQIAAESGIAGALAYAWLLISALILLRKKNFYAFAALIAFMLDSITNFPGELPSSLMLLPLILSFDGGDEKLKQGKAPGIVIALIAVTSLFIIGKDFAADISRKKGYDSYAAGDFKKAESSWLRAHRLSPTSGKSAYALGMLYVNTKNYTGAINKFLDSIRIRQYGEVYNNLGNALYLSGNIPAALKAWEKAVELECPEKENIQKNIQLLGR
- a CDS encoding Trk family potassium uptake protein, with product MIFFAKRPALALIMSFAGAIAVGTFLLMLPISTPVGQGISFIDSLFTATSATCVTGLIVRSTATGFTLFGKTVILLLIQLGGLGLMTFSVSLFLALGKKISKTQEVLLQDALNEDSIRSAREILNFLLLATFGAEIIGAGFLFFSFRQFYAAGEALKMAVFHSVSAFCNAGFSLIDSSVVLFAGSPGAIMVFSLLIIMGGMGFVVMLDVFNRLSGKKRRVKIHTRLAVGLTAALLLCGTLFFYAGERNNTMKDMSAGNKWLNAFFLSVTSRTAGFNSVDTASLKPFSKFTAIGLMFIGASPGGTGGGVKTVTFAIILLVAVTHIRRRSEITVAGRAIPPFFERRAVAIIIYAFIIIMSAGGIMLYAENLPFEDIVFEAVSAFGTVGLSAGITAQLSEVSKYVIIAVMFMGRLGPLTIALATMGHKQRLDISYASERVLLG